A region from the Desulfoglaeba alkanexedens ALDC genome encodes:
- the hepT gene encoding type VII toxin-antitoxin system HepT family RNase toxin produces MTPTALRRTVVTERAAWIRNMLDGIRSLPLESLDAFLGDPRNAAAAESYLRRALEALLDLGRHLLAKGFAVAPTEYKEMARELERSQVLRAEEARRLRQLAGYRNRLVHFYHEVGVEELYDLCAHRAADIETLLERLLNWIQDHPEKIDTAL; encoded by the coding sequence ATGACACCGACCGCCCTGCGCCGCACCGTGGTCACGGAACGGGCGGCGTGGATCCGAAACATGCTCGACGGGATCCGTTCACTGCCATTGGAAAGCCTTGATGCCTTCCTTGGCGACCCGCGCAATGCGGCGGCGGCCGAATCCTACCTGCGCCGGGCTCTCGAAGCGCTGCTGGATCTGGGGCGCCACCTGCTGGCCAAGGGGTTTGCGGTCGCACCGACCGAATACAAGGAAATGGCCCGCGAACTGGAACGCTCGCAGGTCCTTCGGGCGGAAGAAGCCCGCCGGCTGCGGCAACTGGCCGGCTATCGCAATCGGCTCGTGCATTTCTACCATGAAGTCGGCGTGGAGGAACTCTACGACCTATGCGCCCACCGCGCCGCCGACATCGAAACGCTGCTGGAGCGCCTCCTGAACTGGATCCAAGACCACCCGGAAAAAATCGATACGGCCCTTTAA
- a CDS encoding HAD family hydrolase, producing the protein MTRDLSKDSFRSSDRGSPEPTWNEGPLDSRIKVTVFDCDGVLFDSREANVHFYNHVLEHVGRPAVRPEQEEFIHMHAVRDSLAFLIGPGPLLEKALDYCQSFDFSRFNRYLKVEPGLEELLAALRGRYHVVLATNRTVSTRQLLADFNLERFFDHLVTAADVTHPKPHPESMQRIMNRFSAEPREILFVGDSPVDEQLARATGVFFAAYKNPALQAHFHIQHFGRLKDLLVPETET; encoded by the coding sequence ATGACGAGAGATCTTTCGAAGGACTCTTTCCGCTCCAGCGACCGGGGCTCCCCCGAGCCGACCTGGAACGAGGGGCCGCTTGATTCCCGGATCAAGGTGACGGTTTTCGACTGCGACGGCGTGCTGTTCGATTCCAGGGAAGCCAACGTTCATTTCTACAACCACGTGCTGGAGCACGTGGGCCGGCCGGCGGTCAGGCCCGAACAGGAGGAGTTCATCCACATGCACGCGGTGAGGGATTCTCTGGCGTTCCTCATCGGCCCGGGGCCTCTCCTGGAAAAGGCCTTGGATTACTGCCAAAGTTTCGATTTTAGCCGGTTCAACCGTTACCTGAAGGTGGAACCGGGCCTGGAAGAGCTGCTGGCCGCCCTCAGGGGGCGCTACCACGTGGTGCTTGCCACCAACCGGACCGTGTCCACCCGGCAGCTCCTGGCTGATTTCAACCTGGAGCGGTTCTTCGATCACCTGGTGACCGCGGCGGACGTGACACATCCCAAGCCGCACCCGGAAAGCATGCAGCGCATCATGAATCGGTTTTCCGCCGAACCGCGGGAAATCCTTTTCGTCGGCGATTCTCCGGTGGACGAGCAGCTCGCGCGCGCAACCGGGGTTTTCTTCGCCGCTTACAAGAACCCGGCCCTTCAGGCCCATTTCCATATCCAGCACTTCGGCCGGCTAAAGGACCTCTTGGTTCCCGAAACCGAAACCTGA
- a CDS encoding MBL fold metallo-hydrolase RNA specificity domain-containing protein produces MKITHLGAKDCVTGSCHLVQTHPDRGAVRGVNFLVDCGLAQGDDPVLPFDRFPVPPADIDYLFLTHAHIDHIGRVPDLIDAGFSGEILCTHATQALLLPMLRDAMSFSDRGDRAIQALEERIEALSWGFELHESFELKNGIRFTFKNAGHILGSCFIQFSFPPESIAAPPEGLGPSLPAGACRVTFSGDLGCTDTPLLPDPDPPDACDLLILESTYGDRNHENRSYRLKILEETLTRALADNGIVYIPAFALGRIQELIYELDRIHPRVPVFIDSPLGLEITRIYQKMEVFWDREARALKAAGDHPLDFKNLYAVETFADHQRLLTMPGPAVIIAGSGMCTGGRIRDHLAHGLDNPANDIFFVGYQAKGTPGRAIQEGRIPVKARVHTLSGYSAHADQKTLVAWVQAMPAPPAHIRLVHGEPPAQAALARVLGINMPA; encoded by the coding sequence ATGAAAATCACCCATCTGGGCGCTAAAGACTGCGTCACCGGTTCCTGCCATCTTGTGCAGACCCACCCGGATCGGGGAGCGGTCCGCGGGGTCAACTTCCTGGTGGATTGCGGGCTGGCTCAGGGGGACGACCCCGTTCTCCCCTTCGACCGGTTCCCAGTGCCGCCGGCCGACATCGACTACCTCTTTCTGACCCATGCCCACATCGACCACATCGGTCGGGTCCCGGACCTCATCGATGCCGGCTTTAGCGGCGAGATTCTCTGCACCCATGCCACCCAGGCGCTGCTCCTACCCATGCTCCGGGATGCCATGTCGTTTTCCGACCGCGGCGACCGGGCCATCCAGGCCCTGGAGGAGCGCATCGAGGCGCTGTCCTGGGGTTTTGAGCTCCACGAGTCGTTCGAGCTGAAAAACGGGATCCGCTTTACCTTCAAGAATGCCGGCCACATCCTCGGCTCGTGTTTCATCCAGTTTTCTTTTCCGCCGGAGTCCATCGCCGCGCCGCCCGAGGGGCTCGGGCCCTCTTTGCCCGCCGGCGCGTGCCGCGTCACCTTTTCCGGAGACTTGGGGTGCACGGACACGCCGCTCCTGCCGGACCCGGATCCTCCGGATGCCTGCGATCTGCTCATCCTTGAGTCCACCTACGGGGACCGGAACCACGAAAATCGGTCGTACCGCCTGAAGATCCTGGAAGAGACCCTGACCCGCGCTCTGGCCGATAACGGTATTGTTTACATTCCGGCCTTCGCTCTGGGCCGGATCCAGGAACTGATCTACGAGCTCGACCGGATCCACCCCCGCGTGCCGGTGTTCATCGATTCGCCCCTGGGGCTTGAGATCACCCGGATCTACCAGAAGATGGAAGTCTTCTGGGACCGGGAAGCGAGGGCACTAAAGGCCGCCGGGGACCACCCCCTGGATTTCAAGAACCTGTATGCGGTGGAAACATTCGCCGACCACCAGCGGCTCCTCACCATGCCGGGGCCGGCCGTGATCATCGCCGGATCCGGCATGTGCACCGGGGGGCGCATCCGGGACCACCTGGCCCACGGGCTGGACAACCCGGCCAACGACATCTTTTTCGTCGGCTACCAGGCCAAGGGCACTCCCGGCCGGGCCATTCAGGAGGGGCGGATTCCCGTCAAGGCGAGGGTGCATACACTTTCGGGCTACTCGGCCCACGCCGACCAGAAGACCCTGGTGGCTTGGGTCCAGGCCATGCCCGCCCCGCCGGCCCACATCCGGCTGGTCCACGGCGAACCCCCGGCCCAGGCCGCCCTGGCCCGTGTTCTCGGGATAAATATGCCCGCGTAG
- a CDS encoding FAD-binding oxidoreductase: MNAVPLEALQRVVGKPNLLVSAEERFTYAFDASKLEAVPDAVVFPASAEEVSEILALAVRYGFPVVPRGAGSGMVGGVLAQKGGVVLVLTRLNRILELDPENMLAVVEPGVVTGRLQAEAARHGLFYPPDPASLQFSTLGGNVATGAGGPRAVKYGVTRDYVLGLEVVLPTGAAIRTGARTIKSVVGYDLTRLFVGSEGTLGVVTQITLRLIPAPETVRTLLAVFPDLDDAARTVSAVMRSRIIPSTLEFMDRATIEAVENHLKLGLPTEAEAILLIEVDGRHTVVDEDAARVEAICREHGATQVERAGTDTERDRLWKARRSISPALGRIRSGKINEDVTVPRTRIPELIRTIRDLAARYDLVIVNFGHAGDGNIHTNIMVDRKDADELRRAERAVEELFRAVIDLGGTLSGEHGIGITKSPFLQWEVDEGAFEAMWRIKRALDPANILNPGKMFVPNRAFFAKGS; the protein is encoded by the coding sequence ATGAACGCTGTGCCTCTTGAAGCCCTTCAACGCGTGGTGGGCAAGCCCAATCTTCTGGTTTCGGCTGAAGAACGCTTCACCTACGCCTTCGACGCGAGCAAGCTGGAAGCCGTCCCCGACGCCGTGGTGTTTCCGGCCTCCGCCGAAGAAGTTTCCGAGATCCTCGCCCTCGCCGTCCGGTACGGGTTTCCCGTGGTTCCACGCGGCGCGGGAAGCGGCATGGTGGGCGGCGTGCTGGCTCAAAAGGGCGGCGTGGTGCTCGTCCTCACCCGCCTGAACCGCATCCTCGAACTGGATCCCGAAAACATGCTGGCCGTGGTGGAGCCCGGGGTGGTCACGGGACGGCTCCAGGCGGAAGCCGCCCGCCACGGCCTTTTCTACCCGCCCGACCCGGCGAGCCTCCAGTTTTCGACCCTGGGAGGCAACGTGGCCACGGGAGCCGGCGGACCGCGCGCCGTGAAATACGGGGTCACCCGCGACTACGTCCTGGGGCTGGAAGTGGTCCTTCCTACAGGCGCCGCCATCCGTACGGGCGCCCGCACCATCAAAAGCGTGGTGGGCTACGACCTCACCCGCCTCTTCGTCGGTTCTGAAGGAACCTTGGGCGTGGTCACCCAGATCACGCTGCGGCTGATCCCGGCCCCCGAAACCGTGAGGACCCTCCTGGCGGTCTTTCCCGACCTGGACGACGCCGCCCGAACGGTTTCGGCCGTGATGCGGTCCCGCATCATTCCTTCCACGCTGGAATTCATGGACCGGGCCACCATCGAAGCCGTGGAAAACCACCTGAAGCTGGGACTTCCCACCGAGGCGGAGGCGATCCTTCTGATCGAAGTGGACGGCCGACATACGGTTGTGGACGAAGACGCCGCGCGGGTGGAAGCCATCTGCCGGGAACACGGAGCCACCCAGGTGGAAAGGGCCGGCACCGACACCGAAAGGGACCGCCTCTGGAAGGCCCGCCGATCCATCTCCCCGGCGCTCGGCCGCATCCGTTCAGGGAAGATCAACGAAGACGTCACCGTCCCTCGGACCCGCATCCCCGAACTGATTCGAACCATCCGGGACCTGGCGGCTCGGTACGACCTGGTCATCGTGAATTTCGGCCACGCCGGCGACGGAAACATCCACACGAATATCATGGTGGACCGAAAAGACGCGGACGAACTGCGCCGGGCGGAACGCGCCGTGGAGGAACTCTTCCGGGCGGTGATCGATCTCGGGGGGACCCTTTCCGGGGAACACGGAATCGGCATCACCAAGAGTCCCTTTCTCCAATGGGAAGTGGACGAGGGGGCCTTCGAGGCCATGTGGCGGATCAAGCGCGCGCTGGACCCCGCCAACATCCTGAACCCCGGCAAAATGTTCGTTCCCAATCGCGCCTTCTTCGCCAAGGGGTCTTGA
- a CDS encoding tetratricopeptide repeat protein, giving the protein MRAGRERSVLNPAVSSVGTPGAGSRKGDDSGRPSAAMSALLVFLALAAVGCFGDPESRFRRLDEKAAQACERGDFPSALRTWRKALELKPQAWHVLLKIGRCHEKLGAYPEALDAFRQAVGLAPEAAEARRDLTRLLMATGNLPEAWRNLQWLLERYEDDARVQTLAGDLHVLGAFFNEAAKAYAEALALAPDDPAARIKLASCLAALGDMERAEEVFSRLERLDPDDPELLSHLAHYWDLRGDAVRAERCLTAAVQNAPGDPAFRRRLVEFYHRKQRYDEALDELRRLQRQTPGVTVLRKLEIEILLATSRYGEAEEVLQGLNRAGHKDLELKLLEGKLRLLKDERIAAVSAFETVVDWEPDLPVAHYLLGLAYLRGNQVHLARKSLIRALTLDHAFSDAELVLAGVFYKLEEYDLAEQHLRRLCEREPENVNAQLLLGATLLASGRLQEARTRFMAARRLVPEAPEPLFFLALERNASGHAKEARECFEAFLERRPVSADAGLRLAELLLSEVGGDGAVRTLEQLIQRAPNSGYLYHVLGETWAASGRVDAAKAAFIKAVELEPSLACAYGSMIRIGGDDPAEKERLYLRCIRSLPHFTSAYNDLALFYRRQGRIQDAVNVLEEALKRDPHSPVTANNLAWMYLEEGLNEDRALGLAQSAFDRFPEDPDVMDTLAWAYFKRNLYSRSLWLLTEAAKGKPADPTIHYHLGRVYQAKGDWRSAEAALRKALESELDAATKLEATKALAEVEQRLSDEHVSGGSAGPFPDVPSSFSSDPLR; this is encoded by the coding sequence GTGCGGGCCGGGAGAGAACGAAGCGTGCTGAACCCCGCCGTCTCATCTGTTGGAACCCCCGGGGCCGGTTCCCGAAAGGGCGACGATTCCGGAAGACCCTCGGCCGCAATGTCGGCGCTGCTGGTATTCCTGGCGTTGGCCGCGGTCGGTTGCTTCGGCGATCCTGAGAGCCGTTTCCGCCGGCTGGATGAAAAGGCCGCCCAGGCGTGTGAACGCGGGGATTTTCCATCGGCTCTGCGAACCTGGCGGAAGGCGCTGGAACTGAAGCCGCAGGCCTGGCACGTCCTGCTGAAGATCGGGCGCTGCCATGAAAAACTCGGCGCCTATCCCGAGGCTCTCGACGCGTTCCGGCAGGCGGTCGGCCTTGCCCCCGAGGCCGCAGAGGCCCGCCGCGACCTGACCCGGCTTCTCATGGCCACGGGAAACCTCCCGGAAGCCTGGCGGAACCTCCAGTGGCTCCTGGAACGCTATGAAGACGACGCCCGGGTGCAGACACTCGCCGGGGATCTGCACGTGCTCGGCGCGTTCTTCAACGAAGCGGCAAAGGCCTATGCCGAGGCGCTCGCCCTGGCCCCGGACGACCCCGCCGCCCGCATCAAGTTGGCTTCCTGCCTGGCTGCCCTGGGGGACATGGAGCGGGCGGAAGAGGTTTTTTCGCGGCTGGAACGGCTGGACCCCGACGACCCGGAACTTCTTTCGCACCTGGCTCATTACTGGGATCTGAGGGGGGATGCGGTCCGGGCGGAGCGCTGCCTGACGGCCGCGGTGCAGAACGCGCCGGGCGACCCGGCCTTTCGGCGGCGCCTGGTCGAGTTCTACCATCGAAAGCAACGTTACGATGAAGCCCTGGACGAACTCCGCCGCCTGCAGCGGCAAACGCCCGGGGTAACAGTCCTTCGAAAGCTGGAAATCGAAATCCTTCTCGCGACATCGCGTTACGGTGAAGCCGAAGAAGTCCTCCAAGGATTAAATCGAGCCGGGCACAAGGACTTGGAACTCAAGCTTTTGGAAGGCAAGCTCCGACTGCTCAAAGACGAGCGGATCGCCGCGGTGAGTGCCTTCGAGACGGTCGTGGACTGGGAGCCCGATCTTCCCGTAGCGCACTATCTCCTGGGACTGGCATATCTCAGGGGAAACCAGGTGCATCTGGCCCGCAAGAGCCTCATTCGGGCTCTCACCCTGGATCATGCCTTCAGCGATGCGGAACTGGTCCTGGCCGGCGTTTTCTACAAGCTGGAAGAATACGACCTGGCGGAACAGCATCTGCGGCGCCTTTGCGAGCGGGAACCGGAAAATGTGAACGCCCAGCTGCTTCTGGGAGCGACGCTGCTGGCTTCAGGACGGCTGCAGGAAGCGAGGACGCGGTTCATGGCCGCCCGCCGACTCGTTCCCGAAGCTCCCGAACCCCTGTTTTTCCTGGCGCTGGAACGTAACGCCTCGGGTCACGCCAAGGAGGCTCGGGAATGCTTCGAAGCGTTTCTCGAACGCCGACCGGTTTCCGCCGACGCCGGCCTGCGGCTTGCCGAGCTTCTCCTTTCGGAAGTCGGCGGCGACGGCGCCGTGCGCACCCTGGAGCAGCTCATCCAGAGGGCTCCGAACAGCGGTTACCTCTACCACGTGCTCGGGGAAACCTGGGCGGCTTCCGGACGGGTGGACGCCGCGAAGGCCGCCTTTATCAAGGCGGTTGAACTGGAGCCGTCCCTGGCCTGCGCTTACGGGAGTATGATCCGGATCGGCGGGGACGACCCGGCGGAAAAGGAGCGTCTTTACCTTCGATGCATCCGGTCGCTCCCCCACTTCACGTCGGCCTACAACGACCTTGCGCTGTTCTACCGCCGACAGGGCCGGATCCAGGACGCCGTGAATGTCCTGGAAGAGGCCCTCAAACGCGATCCCCATTCACCCGTGACGGCCAATAACCTCGCCTGGATGTACCTTGAGGAAGGATTGAACGAAGACCGGGCCCTGGGACTCGCCCAGTCGGCCTTCGACCGGTTTCCGGAAGACCCCGACGTGATGGACACGCTGGCGTGGGCCTACTTCAAGAGGAACCTCTACAGCCGCAGCCTGTGGCTGCTGACGGAAGCCGCCAAGGGAAAGCCCGCGGATCCGACCATCCACTATCACCTGGGCAGAGTGTACCAGGCCAAAGGGGACTGGCGTTCGGCCGAAGCCGCTCTGCGGAAGGCCCTGGAGTCGGAGCTTGACGCGGCGACCAAGCTGGAAGCGACCAAAGCGTTGGCGGAAGTCGAACAGCGGCTTTCGGATGAGCACGTGAGCGGGGGGAGCGCCGGGCCGTTCCCGGACGTTCCTTCCTCGTTTTCATCCGATCCGCTTCGATAG
- a CDS encoding J domain-containing protein has product MARAPSNPLVERLLQAREVLGLPEEASLADVKKAYRSLSLSLHPDRRPPEEREEAEAAMQRVNEAYAVLECFLEHYPVPLHRKALEARVFDPEQWWRERFAGPVAGNDSD; this is encoded by the coding sequence ATGGCCCGCGCCCCTTCGAACCCCCTCGTGGAACGGCTTCTCCAGGCCCGCGAAGTGCTGGGACTGCCCGAAGAAGCCAGCCTCGCGGACGTCAAGAAAGCCTACCGGAGCTTGAGCCTGAGCCTTCACCCGGACCGCAGGCCGCCGGAGGAGCGCGAGGAAGCCGAAGCCGCCATGCAGCGGGTGAACGAGGCCTACGCCGTGTTGGAGTGCTTCCTCGAACACTACCCGGTGCCCCTGCACCGGAAGGCTCTCGAAGCCAGGGTATTCGACCCCGAGCAGTGGTGGCGCGAGCGGTTTGCGGGTCCTGTAGCCGGAAACGATTCCGATTGA
- a CDS encoding nucleotidyltransferase domain-containing protein, whose protein sequence is MRKEPHLSAATIGAKLERIARRHGIADIYAFGSRAGAAASQLEALQSDPSVFDPGSDLDIGVRPFFGVRLMARDRVELTLELEDLFSAPRVDLVILPEADPYLALEIVRGELLYCADADEEARSQLFVLRRAADLAPFKRERMRMILEEGAR, encoded by the coding sequence ATGCGCAAGGAACCCCACCTATCCGCTGCCACCATCGGCGCGAAGCTTGAGCGTATCGCCCGGCGCCATGGTATTGCCGACATCTACGCCTTCGGCAGCCGGGCCGGAGCGGCGGCGTCGCAGCTCGAGGCCCTGCAGTCCGATCCCTCGGTCTTCGATCCCGGATCCGATCTCGATATCGGCGTACGCCCTTTCTTCGGCGTTCGCCTTATGGCCAGGGACCGGGTGGAACTCACCTTGGAGCTGGAGGATCTCTTTTCGGCGCCCCGGGTCGATCTGGTGATTCTGCCGGAAGCGGACCCTTACCTGGCGCTGGAGATCGTCCGCGGCGAGCTCCTCTACTGCGCCGATGCCGACGAAGAGGCCCGCAGCCAGCTGTTTGTCTTGCGCCGGGCCGCGGACTTGGCCCCCTTCAAGCGCGAGCGCATGCGGATGATCCTTGAGGAAGGCGCGAGATGA
- a CDS encoding 2-hydroxyacid dehydrogenase gives MNSNMERCRIVVTFGMDEEEKALLFKTMPEGASFSFLSELNDEDRKKVLQTADVLFSWNPPKELAKDEYPLLTRLRFLQLLSAGADHVPFDDIPEGVVIASNVGAYAEPMAEHVLAMVLALAKQLLKNHNKLAHGEFNQFEINKMVSGSKVAIIGFGGIGKAAAKLFRCLGCKIYAINSSGRTQEAVDFIGTLKDLDFVLKESDIAVLSIALNKRTSNLIGRHELELMKSDAILVNVARAALIDEAALFEHLVNNPHFKAGIDAWWIEPFSTGTFKMDHPFCGLPNFIGSPHNSAMVPGVIERAVESAALNVRHFIQDKPIRGIVSREQYR, from the coding sequence GTGAATTCCAACATGGAACGTTGCCGCATTGTCGTGACTTTCGGCATGGACGAAGAAGAAAAAGCGTTGTTGTTTAAAACGATGCCGGAAGGGGCATCCTTTTCTTTTCTGAGCGAGCTGAACGACGAAGACAGAAAGAAAGTGCTGCAAACGGCGGATGTGCTTTTTTCCTGGAACCCTCCAAAAGAATTGGCCAAGGATGAATACCCGCTGCTTACGCGGTTGCGCTTCCTGCAGCTTCTTTCGGCTGGTGCTGATCACGTTCCCTTCGACGATATCCCCGAAGGCGTGGTGATCGCAAGCAACGTCGGCGCCTACGCCGAACCGATGGCGGAGCACGTACTGGCCATGGTGCTCGCGCTGGCAAAGCAGCTGCTGAAAAATCACAATAAGCTGGCGCACGGCGAATTCAACCAGTTTGAAATCAATAAGATGGTATCCGGTTCTAAGGTCGCCATTATTGGTTTCGGCGGCATCGGAAAGGCGGCGGCGAAGCTCTTTCGATGTCTGGGATGTAAGATATACGCTATAAACTCAAGCGGCAGGACTCAAGAAGCGGTGGACTTCATCGGGACGCTCAAGGATCTCGACTTCGTTTTAAAGGAATCCGACATCGCCGTCCTTTCCATCGCTCTAAACAAGCGAACGAGCAACCTCATAGGTCGTCATGAGCTCGAGTTGATGAAATCGGACGCCATTTTAGTCAACGTAGCGCGAGCGGCACTCATAGACGAGGCCGCGCTTTTCGAACACCTTGTGAATAACCCTCATTTCAAGGCGGGCATCGACGCCTGGTGGATCGAACCTTTCAGCACGGGCACCTTCAAAATGGATCATCCCTTCTGCGGGCTTCCTAATTTCATCGGTTCGCCGCACAATTCGGCGATGGTTCCCGGTGTCATTGAAAGAGCCGTCGAATCGGCGGCTTTAAATGTTCGTCATTTCATCCAAGATAAGCCGATTCGCGGTATAGTATCCCGCGAACAATATAGATAA
- the pyk gene encoding pyruvate kinase produces MIAFKDFRKTKIVCTLGPASQSESRIRELVLAGMDVARLNFSHGDYESHREIIRTVRRIAAECERNVGVLQDLGGPKIRLGHIQNAARELRTGEAVSLVPGDRADGDDLPVHYPHLVEDVKVGDRILMADGLVELKVEAKNGGKVQCRVLVGGTVHSHKGVNLPSSPLQIAAFTGKDRQDLTVGLEEQVDFVALSFVRHESDLEPVRRILASIKRPPLLIAKIEKPQALERFEAILAGVDGVMVARGDLGVETPLEEVPIIQKRIIQTARRAAKPVITATQMLRSMVSSPRPTRAEATDVANAILDGTDALMLSEETAMGAYPVESVQTLHRIAMATEPHLEKERFLKEPASELLPQTAAGISRAACALAEDLQAAAIVASTASGSTARLISRFRPSCPLVGLTHQPETLRQLTLSWGVIPSLVRHFHDTDEMFSLAGSWLVAQKIARQGDRIILTAGLPLQISGTTNLLRVMELE; encoded by the coding sequence ATGATCGCTTTCAAGGACTTTAGAAAAACGAAGATCGTCTGCACGCTCGGGCCGGCGTCCCAGTCGGAATCGCGCATCCGCGAACTCGTCCTGGCCGGCATGGATGTGGCCCGCTTGAACTTCTCGCACGGGGACTACGAAAGCCATCGGGAAATCATCCGCACCGTGCGGCGCATCGCAGCGGAATGCGAAAGAAATGTGGGCGTCCTGCAGGATCTCGGCGGCCCCAAGATCCGCCTGGGACATATCCAAAACGCGGCACGGGAACTCCGGACGGGAGAGGCCGTCAGCCTGGTGCCCGGCGACCGGGCGGACGGAGACGATCTTCCGGTCCATTACCCGCATCTGGTTGAAGACGTGAAGGTGGGCGACCGCATCCTGATGGCGGACGGCCTGGTGGAACTGAAAGTGGAAGCCAAAAACGGCGGGAAGGTCCAGTGTCGGGTGCTGGTGGGCGGAACGGTTCATTCGCACAAGGGCGTGAACCTGCCGTCGAGCCCTCTGCAGATCGCCGCCTTCACGGGAAAGGACCGGCAGGACCTCACGGTGGGACTCGAAGAACAGGTGGACTTCGTGGCGCTTTCCTTCGTCCGCCACGAAAGCGACCTGGAACCCGTCCGGCGGATCCTCGCTTCGATCAAGCGCCCTCCCCTTCTCATTGCGAAAATCGAAAAGCCGCAGGCCCTGGAGCGGTTCGAAGCCATCCTGGCCGGGGTCGACGGCGTCATGGTGGCCCGGGGCGACTTGGGCGTGGAAACCCCCCTGGAAGAAGTCCCCATCATTCAGAAGCGAATCATTCAGACGGCACGCCGCGCCGCAAAGCCCGTCATCACGGCCACCCAGATGCTCCGGTCCATGGTGTCGAGCCCGCGGCCGACCCGGGCGGAAGCCACCGACGTGGCCAACGCCATCCTCGACGGAACCGACGCGCTCATGCTGTCCGAAGAAACCGCCATGGGCGCCTACCCCGTCGAATCCGTGCAGACCCTTCACCGGATCGCCATGGCCACCGAACCGCACCTCGAAAAAGAGCGGTTCCTGAAGGAACCTGCATCGGAACTGCTGCCCCAGACTGCGGCCGGCATCAGCCGGGCGGCCTGCGCCCTGGCCGAAGACCTCCAGGCCGCCGCCATCGTCGCATCCACCGCTTCCGGGAGCACCGCACGCCTCATCTCACGCTTTCGCCCCTCCTGCCCCCTGGTCGGGCTCACCCACCAGCCCGAAACCCTCAGGCAGCTCACCCTGTCCTGGGGGGTGATCCCGTCCCTCGTTCGGCATTTCCACGATACGGACGAGATGTTCAGCCTGGCGGGATCCTGGCTGGTGGCCCAAAAAATCGCCCGACAGGGCGACCGGATCATCCTGACGGCCGGCCTGCCGCTCCAGATTTCCGGAACCACCAACCTACTCCGAGTGATGGAACTGGAATGA
- a CDS encoding HDOD domain-containing protein — MHDAVIQALEHAPLLPETMIRLMEIIGNPRAEPGMLVRIVEEDPGLALQALHLCNSAYYSLPVEVTSIHHAVLLLGRETVAGIAMAAYLHGLIDSLARCRSSNLWLQGAKDHFLDVARAAQRLAAKAVDLGVPTGTAFTAGLLHDVGKLVLARLPEAMELRVRDLMERLDLPLVQAEEEALGAHHASVGFQLAERWGIPEVTADAILHHHDPLRSETAVGLLVYLADRAVRALDEPGLIDGSFKEPADGWVLNECGFSRDEVVAFTRQWAHAAGKPLP, encoded by the coding sequence ATGCACGACGCGGTCATCCAGGCACTCGAACATGCTCCTCTTCTTCCCGAAACCATGATCCGGCTGATGGAGATCATTGGAAATCCTCGGGCGGAACCCGGGATGCTCGTACGCATTGTCGAAGAGGATCCCGGTCTCGCCCTGCAGGCCCTGCACCTCTGCAACTCCGCCTATTATTCCCTTCCCGTGGAAGTCACCTCCATCCACCACGCCGTCCTGCTTCTCGGCCGGGAAACGGTGGCGGGAATCGCCATGGCGGCCTATCTCCACGGCCTGATCGATTCGCTGGCCCGGTGCCGCTCTTCAAATCTCTGGCTGCAGGGCGCCAAGGACCACTTCCTCGATGTGGCCCGAGCCGCTCAGCGGCTTGCGGCAAAGGCCGTGGACCTCGGCGTCCCCACGGGAACCGCCTTCACCGCCGGGTTGCTCCACGACGTGGGAAAGCTGGTGCTGGCCCGTCTTCCCGAAGCGATGGAACTTCGGGTGCGGGACCTGATGGAACGCCTGGATCTCCCTCTGGTTCAGGCCGAAGAAGAGGCGCTCGGAGCCCACCACGCCTCGGTGGGCTTTCAATTGGCCGAACGATGGGGCATTCCCGAAGTCACGGCGGACGCGATCCTTCACCACCACGATCCGCTGAGGTCCGAAACCGCCGTGGGCCTCCTGGTGTATCTGGCCGACCGGGCCGTGCGGGCCTTGGATGAACCGGGGCTGATCGACGGGTCCTTTAAGGAACCGGCCGATGGATGGGTCCTGAACGAGTGCGGGTTCAGCCGGGACGAGGTGGTGGCATTCACCCGGCAATGGGCGCATGCCGCCGGCAAGCCGCTTCCGTGA